From a region of the Ficedula albicollis isolate OC2 chromosome 1A, FicAlb1.5, whole genome shotgun sequence genome:
- the KCNJ8 gene encoding ATP-sensitive inward rectifier potassium channel 8: protein MLARKSIIPEEYVLARIAAENLRKPRIRDRPRKARFIAKNGACNLAHKNIREQGRFLQDIFTTLVDLKWRHTLVIFTMSFLCSWLLFAMMWWLVAFAHGDMDPSTENPSNSTKWTPCVTCVRSFTSAFLFSIEVQVTIGFGGRMMTEECPLAITVLILQNIVGLIINAVMLGCIFMKTAQAHRRAETLIFSRQAVIAVRNGKLCFMFRVGDLRKSMIISASVRIQVVRKTTTPEGEVIPIHQVDIPVDNPIESNNIFLVAPLIICHVIDKRSPLYDISASDLALQDLELIVILEGVVETTGITTQARTSYVAEEILWGHRFVPIVTEEEGVYAVDYSKFGNTVKVAAPRCSARELDEKPSILIQTLQKSELSHQNSLRKRNSMRRNNSIRRSNSMRRTNSSLIVPKVQFITPEGSQSASET, encoded by the exons ATGTTGGCTCGCAAGAGTATCATCCCTGAAGAGTATGTGCTGGCACGGATCGCTGCCGAGAACCTGCGCAAGCCGCGCATCCGCGACCGGCCGCGCAAAGCCCGCTTCATCGCCAAGAACGGCGCCTGCAACCTGGCCCACAAGAACATCCGCGAGCAGGGGCGATTCCTGCAAGACATCTTCACCACCCTGGTGGACCTGAAGTGGCGTCACACCTTGGTCATCTTcaccatgtccttcctgtgcagCTGGCTGCTCTTTGCCATGATGTGGTGGCTGGTGGCCTTCGCCCACGGCGACATGGACCCGAGCACAGAAAACCCTTCGAACAGCACGAAGTGGACGCCGTGCGTGACGTGTGTCAG GTCTTTCACCTCCGCGTTCCTCTTCTCCATCGAAGTCCAGGTGACCATTGGCTTTGGGGGCAGGATGATGACCGAGGAGTGTCCCCTGGCCATCACAGTCCTGATCCTGCAGAACATTGTGGGGCTGATCATCAATGCTGTCATGCTGGGCTGCATATTCATGAAGACGGCGCAGGCTCACCGGCGGGCCGAGACGCTGATCTTCAGCCGGCAGGCGGTCATCGCCGTCCGCAACGGCAAGCTCTGCTTCATGTTCCGGGTGGGGGACCTGAGGAAGAGCATGATCATCAGCGCCTCAGTCAGAATCCAGGTCGTGAGGAAGACCACGACCCCTGAAGGAGAAGTCATACCCATTCACCAAGTGGATATCCCCGTGGATAACCCCATTGAAAGCAACAACATTTTCCTGGTGGCTCCCTTGATCATTTGCCATGTCATAGACAAGCGGAGTCCTCTTTATGATATCTCTGCTTCCGACCTGGCGCTCCAGGACCTGGAGCTCATCGTGATACTGGAAGGGGTCGTAGAAACCACTGGCATCACGACACAGGCAAGAACCTCCTACGTGGCAGAGGAGATCCTGTGGGGTCACCGCTTCGTGCCCATTGTCACCGAGGAGGAGGGCGTGTACGCTGTCGACTACTCCAAGTTCGGCAACACCGTCAAGGTGGCTGCGCCGCGCTGCAGTGCCCGGGAGCTCGATGAGAAGCCCTCCATCCTCATCCAGACCCTGCAGAAGAGCGAGCTGTCCCACCAAAACTCCCTGAGGAAGCGCAACTCCATGAGGAGAAACAACTCCATTCGGAGGAGCAACTCCATGCGGAGAACCAACTCCTCGCTCATCGTGCCCAAAGTGCAGTTTATCACGCCCGAGGGGAGCCAGAGTGCCTCAGAAACGTGA